The following proteins come from a genomic window of Microbacterium sp. SY138:
- a CDS encoding ABC transporter ATP-binding protein: protein MNARDDGAVSAAKEKQMSTEPLLSVQGLAVDFATMDGVVHAVEGVDLEIRPGETVAIVGESGSGKSTTAMAIIGLLAGGGRIASGSIRLDGKEISRSPEHELRTIRGRDIGLVPQDPMSNLNPVAKIGTQVAETLLAHGLATRQNVQAKVVEALTAAGLPDPARRAKQYPHEFSGGMRQRALIAIGLACKPRLLIADEPTSALDVTVQQTILDQIGQMTRELGTAVLLITHDLGLAAERAERVIVMHRGKVVEQGDARQILEDPQHPYTQSLVKAAPSVAAARLRPEAFRTRERAADAVAAADAVVEAAPADNIVEIENLTKVYPVRGRGEDFVAVDDVSLVIPRGETVAIVGESGSGKTTTARMLLKVIEPTSGLIRYEGKDIASLSRAETKEFRQQVQPIFQDPYSSLNPMFTIERLIAEPLEFYKRGSGADRRKRVRQLLDDVALPQSMLRRYPSELSGGQRQRVAIARALALSPDLIVCDEPVSALDVLVQDQILKLLGDLQREYGLSYLFISHDLAVVRLISDYVCVMKDGRLVEAATSEEIFTNPRDPYTRRLLASIPGNELGIAS from the coding sequence ATGAACGCGCGGGACGACGGTGCCGTGAGCGCCGCGAAGGAGAAGCAGATGTCGACCGAACCGTTGCTGTCGGTCCAGGGACTGGCCGTGGACTTCGCCACCATGGACGGCGTCGTGCACGCCGTCGAAGGCGTCGACCTCGAGATCCGTCCCGGCGAGACCGTCGCGATCGTGGGGGAGTCCGGCTCGGGCAAGTCCACCACCGCGATGGCCATCATCGGACTGCTCGCCGGGGGAGGCCGGATCGCGTCCGGCAGCATCCGGCTCGACGGCAAGGAGATCTCGCGGTCACCCGAGCACGAACTGCGCACGATCCGCGGTCGTGACATCGGTCTCGTGCCGCAGGACCCGATGTCGAACCTGAACCCGGTGGCGAAGATCGGCACGCAGGTGGCGGAGACGCTGCTCGCGCATGGCCTCGCCACCCGACAGAACGTGCAGGCGAAGGTGGTCGAGGCGCTGACCGCCGCGGGCCTTCCCGATCCGGCGCGGCGGGCGAAGCAGTACCCGCACGAGTTCTCCGGCGGCATGCGCCAGCGTGCGCTCATCGCGATCGGTCTGGCGTGCAAGCCGCGACTGCTGATCGCCGACGAGCCCACCAGCGCGCTCGACGTCACGGTGCAGCAGACGATCCTCGATCAGATCGGGCAGATGACGCGCGAGCTGGGCACGGCGGTGCTGCTCATCACGCACGACCTGGGCCTCGCCGCCGAGCGTGCGGAGCGGGTGATCGTGATGCACCGCGGCAAGGTGGTGGAGCAGGGCGATGCGCGCCAGATCCTGGAGGACCCGCAGCATCCGTACACGCAGTCGCTCGTGAAGGCGGCCCCGTCCGTCGCGGCGGCACGCCTGCGACCCGAGGCCTTCCGGACCCGGGAACGGGCGGCCGATGCCGTCGCTGCTGCCGATGCCGTCGTCGAGGCGGCCCCCGCGGACAACATCGTCGAGATCGAGAATCTCACCAAGGTGTACCCGGTGCGGGGCCGCGGCGAGGATTTCGTGGCCGTCGACGACGTGTCGCTGGTGATCCCGCGCGGGGAGACGGTCGCGATCGTGGGCGAGTCGGGTTCCGGCAAGACCACGACCGCGCGGATGCTGCTGAAGGTGATCGAGCCGACGAGCGGGCTGATCCGCTACGAGGGCAAGGACATCGCGTCGCTGAGCCGGGCGGAGACGAAGGAGTTCCGGCAGCAGGTGCAGCCGATCTTCCAGGATCCGTACTCGAGCCTGAACCCGATGTTCACGATCGAGCGCCTGATCGCCGAGCCGCTGGAGTTCTACAAGCGGGGGAGCGGCGCCGATCGGCGCAAGCGCGTGCGGCAGCTGCTCGACGACGTGGCCCTGCCGCAGTCGATGCTGCGGCGGTATCCGTCCGAGCTGTCCGGCGGCCAGCGACAGCGTGTCGCGATCGCACGGGCTCTCGCCCTCTCGCCGGATCTGATCGTCTGCGACGAGCCGGTGTCGGCGCTGGACGTGCTGGTGCAAGACCAGATCCTGAAGCTGCTCGGCGACCTGCAGCGGGAGTACGGCCTGAGCTACCTGTTCATCTCGCACGACCTCGCGGTGGTGCGGCTGATCAGCGACTACGTGTGCGTCATGAAGGACGGCAGGCTCGTGGAGGCGGCGACGTCGGAGGAGATCTTCACGAATCCCCGTGACCCGTACACGCGGCGTCTGCTGGCGTCGATCCCCGGCAACGAGCTGGGCATCGCGTCCTGA
- a CDS encoding DNA-directed RNA polymerase subunit beta, whose product MAAARNASTSTTTKNGRGASRLSFAKISDTLTVPDLLALQTESFGWLVGNDAWKARVAEAKKQGRTDVNENSGLGEIFEEISPIEDLGETMQLSFTNPYLEPEKYSIEECKERGKTYAAPLYVEAEFMNHLTGEIKTQTVFMGDFPLQTDKGTFIINGSERVVVSQLVRSPGVYFDKTPDKTSDKDIVSARVIPSRGAWLEFEIDKRDQVGVRVDRKRKQSVTVFLKALGMTSEEILAEFAGYTSIEETLAKDTIVTKEDALRDIYRKLRPGEQVAAEAARALLDNFYFNPKRYDLAKVGRYKINHKLGLDQPLTSSVLTVEDIVATIKYLVRLHAGTEETFTGIRGGKKAEIRLATDDIDNFGNRRIRAVGELIQNQVRTGLSRMERVVRERMTTQDIEAITPQTLINVRPVVAAIKEFFGTSQLSQFMDQNNPLAGLTNKRRLSALGPGGLSRDRAGVEVRDVHPSHYGRMCPIETPEGPNIGLIGALATFARINSFGFIETPYRKVEGGVVTEHIDYLTASEEVDFNIAQANAPLDAKGRFIESHVLARPKGGSGEVDMFLPEDIGYIDVSPRQMVSVATSLVPFLEHDDAQRALMGANMQRQAVPLLRSDSPLVGTGMEGYTAIDAGDVLTADKAGVVSEVSADRVVVMLDEGGTQEYHLRKFDRSNQGTSYNQKVVVNAGERVEVGEVIADGPATENGELALGKNLLVAFMTWEGYNFEDAIILSQDLVKDDTLSSIHIEEYEVDARDTKLGKEEITRDLPNVSPELLKDLDERGIIRIGAEVRPGDILVGKVTPKGETELSAEERLLRAIFNEKSREVRDTSLKVPHGEQGTIIAVKEFNAEDGDDELGSGVNRRVVVYIAQKRKITEGDKLAGRHGNKGVIAKILPIEDMPFMADGTPVDIVLNPLGIPGRMNFGQVLETHLGWIAKQGWKVEGTPEWAARLPEQAFEAAPGTKVATPVFDGASEEEIAGLLDATIPTRDGVRLIDSSGKAQMFDGRSGEPFPAPISVGYMYILKLHHLVDDKIHARSTGPYSMITQQPLGGKAQFGGQRFGEMEVWALEAYGAAYALQELLTIKSDDILGRVKVYEAIVKGENIQEPGIPESFKVLMKEMQSLCLNVEVLSADGTLVNLRDTDDEAFRAAEELGINISSRFEAASIDEI is encoded by the coding sequence TTGGCTGCTGCTCGCAACGCATCCACATCCACCACCACCAAGAACGGACGCGGAGCTTCCCGTCTTTCGTTCGCCAAGATCTCCGACACGCTGACGGTCCCTGACCTTCTCGCCCTGCAGACCGAGTCCTTCGGTTGGCTGGTCGGCAACGACGCCTGGAAGGCGCGCGTGGCCGAGGCCAAGAAGCAGGGTCGCACCGACGTCAACGAGAACAGCGGTCTGGGCGAGATCTTCGAGGAGATCTCTCCGATCGAGGACCTCGGCGAGACGATGCAGCTGTCGTTCACGAACCCCTACCTCGAGCCGGAGAAGTACTCGATCGAGGAGTGCAAGGAGCGTGGCAAGACCTACGCCGCTCCGCTGTACGTCGAGGCCGAGTTCATGAACCACCTCACGGGTGAGATCAAGACCCAGACGGTCTTCATGGGCGACTTCCCGCTGCAGACCGACAAGGGCACGTTCATCATCAACGGCTCCGAGCGCGTCGTCGTGTCGCAGCTCGTGCGTTCGCCGGGTGTCTACTTCGACAAGACCCCCGACAAGACGTCCGACAAGGACATCGTGTCGGCGCGCGTCATCCCGAGCCGTGGTGCATGGCTCGAGTTCGAGATCGACAAGCGCGACCAGGTGGGCGTGCGCGTCGACCGCAAGCGCAAGCAGTCGGTCACCGTCTTCCTCAAGGCACTGGGCATGACCAGCGAGGAGATCCTCGCCGAGTTCGCCGGCTACACCTCGATCGAGGAGACGCTCGCGAAGGACACGATCGTCACCAAGGAAGATGCGCTCCGCGACATCTACCGCAAGCTCCGTCCGGGCGAGCAGGTCGCCGCCGAGGCCGCCCGCGCGCTCCTGGACAACTTCTACTTCAACCCGAAGCGCTACGACCTGGCCAAGGTCGGTCGTTACAAGATCAACCACAAGCTGGGCCTGGACCAGCCGCTGACCTCCTCGGTGCTGACCGTCGAGGACATCGTGGCCACGATCAAGTACCTGGTGCGCCTGCACGCCGGCACCGAGGAGACCTTCACGGGCATCCGCGGCGGCAAGAAGGCCGAGATCCGTCTCGCGACCGACGACATCGACAACTTCGGCAACCGTCGCATCCGCGCGGTCGGCGAGCTGATCCAGAACCAGGTCCGCACCGGTCTGTCCCGCATGGAGCGCGTCGTCCGCGAGCGCATGACCACGCAGGACATCGAGGCGATCACCCCGCAGACCCTGATCAACGTGCGCCCGGTCGTCGCCGCGATCAAGGAGTTCTTCGGAACGTCGCAGCTGTCGCAGTTCATGGACCAGAACAACCCGCTCGCCGGTCTGACGAACAAGCGTCGTCTCTCCGCGCTGGGCCCGGGTGGTCTCTCCCGTGACCGCGCCGGCGTCGAGGTCCGTGACGTCCACCCCTCGCACTACGGCCGCATGTGCCCGATCGAGACGCCTGAAGGCCCGAACATCGGTCTGATCGGTGCTCTCGCGACCTTCGCGCGCATCAACTCGTTCGGTTTCATCGAGACCCCGTACCGCAAGGTCGAGGGTGGCGTCGTCACCGAGCACATCGACTACCTCACGGCTTCCGAAGAGGTCGACTTCAACATCGCGCAGGCCAACGCCCCGCTCGATGCCAAGGGTCGCTTCATCGAGAGCCACGTGCTGGCCCGCCCCAAGGGCGGCAGCGGCGAGGTCGACATGTTCCTCCCGGAGGACATCGGCTACATCGACGTCTCCCCGCGCCAGATGGTGTCGGTCGCGACCTCGCTCGTGCCGTTCCTCGAGCACGACGACGCACAGCGCGCCCTCATGGGTGCCAACATGCAGCGTCAGGCTGTGCCGCTGCTGCGCAGCGACTCGCCGCTCGTCGGAACCGGTATGGAGGGCTACACGGCCATCGACGCCGGTGACGTGCTCACCGCCGACAAGGCCGGTGTCGTCTCCGAGGTCTCCGCAGACCGCGTCGTCGTCATGCTCGACGAGGGCGGGACGCAGGAGTACCACCTCCGCAAGTTCGACCGCTCCAACCAGGGCACGTCGTACAACCAGAAGGTCGTCGTCAACGCCGGTGAGCGCGTCGAGGTCGGAGAGGTCATCGCCGATGGCCCCGCCACCGAGAACGGCGAGCTGGCCCTCGGAAAGAACCTCCTCGTCGCCTTCATGACGTGGGAGGGTTACAACTTCGAGGACGCGATCATCCTGAGCCAGGACCTGGTGAAGGACGACACCCTCTCCTCGATCCACATCGAGGAGTACGAGGTCGATGCCCGCGACACCAAGCTCGGCAAGGAGGAGATCACTCGTGACCTCCCCAACGTCAGCCCGGAGCTGCTGAAGGACCTCGACGAGCGCGGCATCATCCGCATCGGCGCCGAGGTCCGCCCCGGCGACATCCTCGTCGGAAAGGTCACGCCGAAGGGTGAGACCGAGCTGTCGGCCGAGGAGCGTCTGCTCCGCGCGATCTTCAACGAGAAGAGCCGCGAGGTCCGCGACACGTCCCTGAAGGTGCCTCACGGCGAGCAGGGCACGATCATCGCGGTCAAGGAGTTCAACGCCGAGGACGGCGACGACGAGCTCGGCTCCGGCGTCAACCGCCGCGTCGTGGTCTACATCGCCCAGAAGCGCAAGATCACCGAGGGTGACAAGCTCGCCGGCCGTCACGGCAACAAGGGTGTCATCGCGAAGATCCTCCCGATCGAGGACATGCCGTTCATGGCGGACGGCACCCCGGTCGACATCGTCCTGAACCCGCTCGGCATCCCCGGTCGAATGAACTTCGGCCAGGTCCTCGAGACCCACCTCGGGTGGATCGCGAAGCAGGGCTGGAAGGTCGAAGGCACTCCGGAGTGGGCAGCCCGTCTGCCGGAGCAGGCATTCGAGGCCGCTCCCGGCACGAAGGTCGCCACCCCGGTGTTCGACGGTGCGAGCGAGGAGGAGATCGCCGGTCTCCTCGACGCGACCATCCCGACGCGCGACGGTGTCCGTCTGATCGACTCCAGCGGAAAGGCCCAGATGTTCGACGGCCGCTCCGGCGAGCCGTTCCCGGCCCCGATCTCGGTCGGCTACATGTACATCCTGAAGCTGCACCACCTGGTCGACGACAAGATCCACGCACGTTCCACGGGTCCGTACTCGATGATCACCCAGCAGCCGCTCGGTGGTAAGGCGCAGTTCGGTGGACAGCGCTTCGGTGAGATGGAGGTGTGGGCCCTCGAGGCCTACGGCGCCGCATACGCGCTCCAGGAGCTCCTCACGATCAAGTCCGACGACATCCTCGGCCGCGTCAAGGTGTACGAGGCGATCGTCAAGGGCGAGAACATCCAGGAGCCCGGCATCCCCGAGTCCTTCAAGGTGCTCATGAAGGAGATGCAGTCGCTCTGCCTGAACGTCGAGGTCCTCTCGGCCGACGGCACGCTGGTGAACCTCCGCGACACCGACGATGAGGCGTTCCGCGCCGCAGAAGAGCTCGGTATCAACATCTCCAGCCGCTTCGAGGCCGCCTCGATCGACGAGA